The following is a genomic window from Candidatus Omnitrophota bacterium.
TCGGAGCAACAGGTTTTGGAAGACGCATCCCTCAACATGATCGCCAGCGCAACGGTTACTTGCGAACGGGGACCATTGGGTTTGCGGGTTATGGATCACGGCAAACACTACCTCAGCGACAAAGCTCCCTTTACGACGATGGAGCAATGGGAAAAAGCCCGCGCCAAGGTTACGCAGACGGGATTGATCTGGGCCGTCTGCTATAGCGAGCGCGTACACAACGAAAGCGCCGTCTTCGCCGGGCAATTAATCAAAGAGGGCGCGATTGGCTGCGTCTTGCAAGTAACGACCATCGCGCCCCATCGCCTCAATCCCGCCAATCGCCCGGCCTGGTTCTTCCAACGGCAAAAATACGGCGGCATTCTTTGCGACATCGGCAGCCACCAGATCGAGCAGTTTCTCTATTACGCCGATGTGAAGGAAGCTGAAGTCGTGCATAGTCAAATCGCCAATTACAACCACCCAGACTATCCCGAATTGGAAGATTTCGGCGACGCCCTGCTGCTGGGAAGCAACGGCGCGTCGCTTTATTTCCGCGTGGATTGGTTTACGCCGGACGGCCTGCGCGTCTGGGGCGATGGTCGAACATTTATTATGGGAACCGAGGGCTATATCGAGTTGCGCAAATACATCGACGTAGCTCGCGCCGACGAAGGCGATCATGTTTTTTTAGTGGATGGAAAAGAAGAAAAGCATTTCGCCGTCCAAGGCCAGGTGGGATATCCCTTCTTCGGCCAGTTGATCCTCGATTGTCTCAACAGAACGGAAAACGCCATGCCGCAAGAGCATGTCTTTCTCGCCGCCCGCCTCAGTTTGGAAGCGCAGGCGCGGGCGGTGCGCATTCGGTAAAAGCGCTGGCGGGAATGCGCGATCAAGGCTTTTGCTGCTCTCTGAGAATGGCAGGCTGCGCTTCGCTTTTAGCCTACCCTACGCAACTGGTTTTGCGATGTATAATATAATAAAATTGCCTAACCGGAAAATGGAGAATGCGCATGAAAACCGCCGAAGAAATCATTTTAGAAATTCATGAACTTCCGCCGGAAGAAAAACAGAAAGTCGCTGATTATTTAAACGGCGAAGAACCCGGATTTTACGCGCCTGAATCTCAAAAAGCCTATCGACAGGCTCTCAAAGAGGTGGAAGAAGGAAAAACGCATCCAGTCAAGAATCATGAAGATTTAATGAAACAACTCGCCTCTTAAACGTATGCGTTACGAATTTTCCGATATTTTCCGGCATGAATTTCAAAATCTTCCAAAAGTAATTCAAAAAACCGCCGCCAAACAATTCAAATTATTTCTGGAAAATCCATTTCATCCATCTCTCAATTCCAAAAAATTAAAAGAGGAGAATAACGTTTGGCAGGCGAGAATCAACTATAACTACCGCTTCACCTTTCTAATCAAAGGCGAAGTCTACTATCTTTTGCATATCTTCCGCCATAAATAGCCCCGCAGGATAGGCAGTGTTTTTTGATTAATATTTGTCTGAATCAGGATACCCAGGATGAAAGGATGACCAGGATTTTTTTATCTTTTATCCTGCAAATCCTGGCCATCCGGATTCTGACAAAAAGCGCTGATGGCGGGCTACGCTTCGCTTTTAGCCCACCCTACGCAATTCTTATCTCTTCTTCAATAATATCCAAATGAAAACCGGCCCGCCGATGAGCGCTGTTATGATCCCTACCGGCATCTCTCTAGGCGAAAATAAGGTGCGGGCCGCTGCGTCGCATGCAACCAAAAACGCGCCGCCTAGGAAAAAGCAGCCGGGAAGCGCGATGCGATGATCGTAGCCGCTCAGTCTTCTCACGGCGTGGGGAACAATCAATCCAACAAATCCGATCGGTCCCGATAGCGAAACCACCGCCGCCGTCGTTAAGCCTCCACCGAAAAAGATTTTTTTCTGCACCGAACCGACATCCACGCCATGCCCCGCCGCCAATTCTTCTCCTACGGAAAGATGATTCATCTCCAAGCGGCAGGAAAAAAGCATATACAATCCCGGCAGCAAAAAGGGGAACAACGCCGTTAACTCTTCAAAGCCGCCGATCTCCAATCCGCCCATCAACCAGCGATCCATCTGAATGAGAAATTCAGGGCTAGCGGCGTAGCGCATAAATAGAATAAATCCGGCGGAAACGATGGATACCGTTATCCCCGCCAGCAGCAGCGTCGGCGCGGCGATGCCTTCCGGACGGCGGGAGAGCGCGTAGAGAAAAATCAACGCCGCCGCCGCGCCAAGCAGGGAAAACAGTTGCACGGTGGAAAAGGGTCCCCAAGAAAAATGCAGTCCCGGAACGACGATCGCCAATGTTGCCCCCATTGTGGAGCCTCCCGTAACGCCTAGCGTATACGGTTCCGCCAACGGATTATGCAGGATCGCCTGGAAACACGCTCCCACCGCCGCCAGCGTTCCCCCCGCTAACGCCGCTAGCAAAACGCGAGGAATGCGCTGGGAAAATAAAATGGAGAAATCGATATTTGCAGCGCCGCCGCCAAACAACGATTTTATCGCTCCAAGAGCGTCGATGCGTTCGGCGCCCACCAACGGCGCCGCCGCCAACGCCGCCGCCAATGGCAAAAAATAGAGCAGCAAGAGCCAATAATAAGAATGCCGCGTCAACGCCTCTTTCAACGCTCTCCTCCTCGCCGTTGCGGGAACAACATAGGCCGCCCTTGCGGATGCCGGGTCAGGAGAACGCCTTCGCCATAAGTACGGGATACGGTTTTCGGCGTCAATACTTCTTCCGGCGTTCCTTCTATTCCGATGCGTCCCTGTTCAAACAGCGCCAGGCGGCTGCAATACAGCGATGCCGCATTGACGTCGTGAATCGCCGCCAATACGCCCATCCCCTTCTCCGCTAAATCGCTTAATAACTCAAAGAACAACGCTTGATGATGCAAATCCAAGGAAGCCGTCGGTTCGTCCAGCAGTAATAGCGAAGGCTCTTGCGCCAAAACCGACGCCAGAAATACCCGCTTCTGTTCTCCTCCCGATAATTGGGAGATGCGGCGCTTGCGAAAAGCCAACGTCTCCGTCATCTTCATCGATTCCTCGATGACTTCCAGATCGGCTTCGCTCAAAAAACCGCCCGCTTTCAAGTGGGAATACCTCCCCATCGCCACAATATCTATTACATGCAGATCGTATTCGCAGGCCGTATTTTGGGGCAGATACCCCACAAGCCGGGCGGCGCTGCGGCGGTCGAGCGAGAAAATGTCCTTGCCGTCCATCACCGCTTCGCCCGCGTCCGGACGCAGCGCACCGGCGGCGATGCGCAAAAAGGTGCTCTTCCCCGATCCATTGAGGCCGACGATCGCCGCAATCTCTCCCGCGCAAAGACGAAAGGAGGGTACATCGAGCCTCCAATCCGAATCAGGGTAGGTAAAACGTATATTGGATAAACGCAAACGTTCCATTGTTAGGGATGCGGCCTTTCCGCCGAGTCAATTATCGAGTTTTTCATCATTCATCATTCGTCACTCACCATTCCCTTATGAATTAGTTCGTAAAATCGCCGGGCGGTAAGAACCATGCGGGGGCCGGGAATTGTGACGTAATCGTCCGTAATAGAATAAACTCGTCCCGACGCGGCGGCGGGAGTTATGGGAGAAGCATACCAATCTTCCAGTTCGGCGCGTCCCCTTCCCGACAACGACGTTTCGTTGGGATTCAGCTCGATAATGACATCCGGCGCCCGCTTCAGCAGCGATTCTACGGATACTTGCGGATAAGCTCCGCCGATATCTTTAAAAATGTTATCTCCTCCAGCGATTTCCAACAGTTCGTTTAAAAAGGAATTGCTATTAACGGTATACAATCCCGCCAGCGATCCCCCCTTTCTTCCCACGCAAAGAAAAACCTTGATACGGCGCCCTATTTGCTTGGCGCGCAGCCGGACGTCATCCAAATCGTATTTCATATTGCTTATCAAGTTTTTCGCCGTTTCGGAACGCCCCAGCGCGTCTCCTATCGTTTGGATATCCCGCAAAACGCATTCGAAATCGCTCATATCCACCCGCAGCCGCGCGATGTTTTCGCGGCGGCACAATTCGGATACAGGTTCCATCCGTCCCAACACGATAACCAAATCCGGCTTCAACGCTACAATGCGCTCCAAGTTGGGATCGATAATTCCCCCGATTTTTTCCACTTGCGCCGCCTCCGGCGGATAATTGGAGAACTCGCTGACGCCTACCACGCGTCCGCCTCTTCCCAAAGCGAAAACGATTTCCGTGATGGAAGGCGCGGCGCAGACGATGCGCTGAGGATCGAATCCGGCGGGTAAATCGCTAAAACCGCTCTGGCGAGACGTTTCCAGCCAAGCCGCCCATATAACCAATCCTACTCCCAAAAAAAACAACAAAGCCAGAATCGCTGTCGAGCGTTTCATTCTTGCACACTCCAAGATCGAAAAATGCCAACGGTTTATGATGGCGTCTTCATGCCGCTGGTTCAATGAGGACAAAGAAAGAGTAAAAGAAAAGCCGGCGAATTGATTCGGCATGAAGGAGGAATGCGATCATTCGCCGAGGGGGGATAAATGGGGGGAAGGATAAACCGCCATCTGAGCGGCGTCGATCAAAGCGTCAAGCGGAAAAGGTTTGAGAAGGAATTGCGAAGAATGGCCCAAAGGAAATTCTTTTTTGTTTTCGCAAGGGAAGGCGCTGGAAATAACGATATAGGGGGAATTCGATCTGTCGCGGATTTTCTTGAATAAATGCCAGCCATTTCCCTCTTTTAGATTTACGTCCGTAAAAATGAAACGGATATCCTTCTCGCGTTCGAGAAAAAATCTCCAACCGTCCATCTCCGTTTCGGCTTCGATAATATCGAAATGTTGATTCTCGAGTACGTCCTTGACAAATGACCGAACGCATGGATCGTCTTCAACGATCAAAGCAATTGGAGTCATTTTCCCACCTATAAGCCTTTAGAATATATAAACATAAAAATTTAATAATTAATATAATTTTTATAAATTGCCGAATAACCAGATATTAATATAATCGACTAAATCGAAGCAAGGTTTAGAAAAGAAAAAAGTATGTAATTAATAATAATTTAATATTGATGATTTATTGAACCGCGTCAACGCCTATATGATGAAAAATCAATCAAAAATTTGTGTTTTTCGTTTGCAATAAGAGTCGCGTATGGAATTACTTACGCCGCTTTGCCTACAATTTATTTAAAGATTCGAAACTAGACGCTTATATCTGCAATGTAACCTTTGCTCAATGTCTACCGGCGAAATGCGTAAAATTTTCGTTCGCTCAAAGGACAAGGCCGCATGGATTCTCCTGAATACAACCTTTTTTCTTCGAATTTATTCGGTTCTGACCCGATCATAAAAAAAAATAAAAAAAAAGCTAAAGTTTTTATAAAGGGAAGCCGATACTATGGCCGACAAGGTTAAAAAATAGGTAATGAAAAAGAGGAATTCAAACAAGAAATACGAATTAAAATAAGCCGTATCTTTCGCATCCCGGCCAAGAATGTTGAAGTGAATTACGGCTTAATCGACCGTGGCAGCCGCTGTTAGAACCGAGGAAAGGCTTGTGGGCGTCTACGTTTTTTTTATATCCTCCCGCATCCCTCCCCTAAAAAGGCTTCCACTCCGTTTCACCCCCAAGAGCGTTCCCGACCCATCCGGTCCGGACGCGGCCAAAAGCGATCGTTCCTGACCGCCGCAGAACCGCCGATCGTGGTTCTGCGGGAAGATGCGCTCGATGGCCTAAACGGCCGTTTCCGTCCTCTGGTTTCCGAGGCCCCAGGGCGGCGCGGCGAGGGAACGCAAAGAGAAACCGGCGCACTCGCGTCTTTGGAATACAATTTCTCGATGGTTTTACGTCTATGTTGAGAGAGGGTCAAAAAGCAAGTTAAAAAAATTAAGCCACAACTTCGCATCCCGGCCAAGAGAAGTGAGTTATGGCTTAATCGACCGCCGCAGCGCGCCGCCAATTCCGAGCACGGCAGGCGCTACGTCTTACTTGTTCTAACCTTTTGAACCAAGCGGTCAAGACTTGCAGTCTACAAGCAAATGACCTTGCTCTCAGTTATAGGCAAAAACCGAAAAAACTTTAGCAAAAAGTTCAAAACAGCCGAATTTTTTCGACTTGCGATCTATAACGAGAGAGGGCGATTATGGTCGTTCAGAGTTCTCTGGCCAATCTGGCCAGCAATACGATCATCGCGGCGATGCGCACGGGGCAGAACAGCGTGAGAACCAGCATCGAACGGCTGGGGACCGGGCTGCGCATCAACAGCGCCAAGGACGATCCCGGCGGATTGGTTACAAGTACGAAACTCGCCACCCAGTTCAGGGGTCTCGATCAAGCCGCCGCCAATGCGCAAACCGGCATCGGCATCGCCGAAGTGGCAACGGAAGGCGTCGGCAAGATTTCCGACTTGCTGCAACAAATCCGATCTTCCATTCTCGCCGCCAACGCTCTCAGTTCCGGTTCCAGCGCCCGGCTGGCTTATCAAAGAGACATTCAGGAAAAAGTCGATGAAATCAACACCATCGCTTCAGAAACCAAGTATCAAAACAAAAATCTTCTGGACGGCACTTTTTCCGCTCAAACCGATTTCAGCGCTGGTTCCCGCGGTTTCGGCGGCAGCGTCGCGTTCGGCGCCGATGCGTCCGTCCTCACCAAAGGAAAGGCCTCTCTTAACATTTATCAGATCCAAGTGGGAACGGAAACGATAAAATCGGGTTCCGATTTGCTTTTTAATACGGGCATCCGCTACGCCACCGACATCTCCGTCTCTTTCGGGCAATTGGCGAAAGGGGGAAGCGCCGCCGTTACAGCCGATAACCTCAACAAGTTAACCTTCAACCGCGTATCTCTGCAAAATAATGGCCAAATTAAATTCAACGGCCTTTTGGCCGATGGAACCACCAATTTTGCGGGAACCTTCGACATCGAAGCCTCTTCCGACCTCGACTCCCTGATTTCCGCCATCCAGAGCAAGATCGACATTGCGGAAACGGTCAACGGCGTCGAGGGAACGAATAGCGGAGAGACCACCGTCGGTTACAATACCTCTACGGGACGCTTGGAATTCGCCAACAGCCAAACCGGCGCCATCTCCCAATTCGCCATCAATTTTACCGTGAAAAACGCCGCCAGCTCCGTTCAAACCAGTTTCGGCTCCGAACGGATAGGCGCCTTCGCCAATGAATTCCTCACGACGACGGGTTCCGGCGCCAAAATCGGCAACAGCGTCAGCGCCATCACCGGCTCCACGTTCGCCAGCGGCAATTACGACATTGAAGTATCCAACGTTCAGGCGGCGTCCAATCGCATCGTCGAATCCAGCATGGGATTCTTCACCAACGTCAGTTTATCTACGCCGGTCGCCAGTGCTACGAACCTCTCCAGCGCTTTTATTAACGGCGTTTCCCTAGCCAACGGCGATGTGATTACGTTTGGCGGTTCCGATCCGGACGGAACCACTTTTAGCGTCGCCTTCACCGTAAGCGATGCGGCGGGCAGCGAAGATTACCGCGACGGACGCGCCGCCACCTTCGGCGATTTGCTCAATGGACTCAACAATCGCGATCGGACCGATACGGGTTATGGATTCAACCAAGCCACGGCCACTTTGACCGCCGGCGGCGCTCTGCGGCTCGAGGACGACGTCGCCAATACTTCGTCCAGCAATTTTAACTTCTATATCACCAATATCCGCACCGTCGACGACGGCATGGGCGGCTTCACTATCGAATTGGAAAATTCCGATACGTTCGACGCGAACACTATTACGGAGGGCAACCGCGAGACGGCTACGATGTCCATCGCCGGAGGCCCCTCCCAAACCGTCAAAGCTGGAGACGTCGTTACGCTCGAAGGCGGAAACTCGATTGGAGAGAACGAACCGACGCCTTACGTCACTTTCCGCGCCGGCAATAACCTCCAAGAGGGAACGGACAAATTAACCATTACGGAAAACATTTATGAAGGCACTCTGAACGACGGTCCTAAAGTGCAATTCCGCAACGGTCAGCAAAACGTCGTTTTCACCGCCAATCCCAGCGATGGCCGCAGCGCGTTTCAACAAATCAAGATCAATTTCGACGACGTTCTCAACATCACCAATTCTATCCAAGAAGGGGCGGAACGCTTCGTTCTCTCTTCCACCGGCCGCGATTTGAATTTTCAATTGGGAGTGACAGACGAGAAGATTTTAGTCATTCCCGATTTGCGCTCAGCCAATCTCGGCCTCGACGAGGAACAAAATCTCGAGGCCATCGACGTATCTACCACCACCGGCGCTTTGGAAGCGCTCGATATCGTCGATAGCGCCCTAAACCAAACCAGCGACGTCCTCGGACGGATCGGCTCCTTTACGTCCCGGCTGCAAGACGTTGTCAGTCACCTCGATTTCACGTCGTATATTCTTCAAAATTCGTACGATCAAATCACCGGCGTCGACGTGGCCCAGGAAACGACCGACTACACGTTGAATTCGATCTTCATGGAAGCGCGAGCCTCGCTGCTTATCCAAGCCAATACGCTGCAAAAGAACGTCTTTTCCATTTTGTATGGATTGAACACAACTACTAGATAGAAGTTATTGTTTTGTTTACGGGGAGAAAATAGCGGAGGGTAGAAGAAACGGCAAAGAGGCAAACCGGAGATTCTCATGGCATACGGCATGATTCCGGTTAAAATAAGAAAAGGAATTCTATTCGGAAAAAAACGGCGCTTTCCGCTAGATGCGCTCTTTCCGCAGAGAATAAATCCAGGGAGGATGCACGATATGGACATTTCACGGATGAATAACAGCCTGAACATGGTGGCTCTGCACAATCTGCAAAATTTGACGGCTCCGAATTTGGAGCGCAGCGCCCAAAGCCTCGCTTCCGGCTTGCGAATCAACCGCGCAGCCGACGACGCTTCCGGCTTGGTTAACGCCAACCGTCTGCAAACGCAGATTTCCGGTTTGAACAAAGCCTTCGACGCCGCTCAAACCGGCATTAATATCGCCAATATCGCCGACCAAGGCCTCGGCGGCGTTACCGACCGTCTCCAACGCATCCGCGATCTCGTTTTGCAAGCAGGTTCCGGCGCCCAGGACGGGCAATCCCGGCGAGCGATCCAGGATGAGATCGATCAAAACGTCCAGGAAATCGGACGCATCGCCGATACGACGCAATTCAACGGCCTTCATCTTCTGAATGGAGACGCCGTTTCCACGGCGGGCATCCGCCCGGGAGCGCCTTCCGGCGGCATATCCATCGCTGTAAGCCAACTGACGACGAGAGAAAATTATTTTACCGTCCGGCAAATTCAATCCGGCTCGGCTCAAATCGCCAGCGGCGAAGCGGCGGGAGAAACGCAAACCGTAAACGCGGGCGTCCAGAACGTCAGAGACATCGCCGTCACCCAAGGAACCTTCGCCCATGGCAATGCGCCCGCCGCCGCCGATGACGCCCTTGCGAATACAACCTTCAATGGCGTCTCTTTGCAAAACGGCGGCGTCATTCAATTTCAAGGAATGTTAGCTGACGGAAAAACCGCTTTCACTGGTTCGTTGAGCATTAGCGCGGGCGGTGATGTAAACAGTCTTGTCGCCCAAATCCAACAAACGCTCGACGCCGCCGAAACCGCGGCAGGCGTCAACACGGCTGACGGAACCAATCCTGGCGAAACTAACGCCGTCTATAATACGAACACAGGACGCCTTGAATTTCAAAACGGCGCGGATCAAGGCGTCTCCCGATTCCAGATTCAATTCAACGCCGCCAACGCCAACGGCCAGTTGCAGACAACGACAGGAATCACCCGCGCGGCGGAAATCGGGGGCGCGGCTACCGGCGCTCAGATTGGCAATTCCGTCACGGCCATTACCGGCAATACGTTCGATACGGGCGCATTAACCTTGGAAATCGGCGATGTAACGGCGGCCAACCGCCGAATCGTCGAAACCAACGCCGCTTTTCAAACGGGGACCGGTGGACCAGCTCAGGCGGATTCGAACTTGATCGGCGCCGTATTCGAGGGAGTTACTCTGTCGGCGGGCGATACGATCGCCATCAATGGAACCAACGCCGACGGGACGACTTTTTCGAATACGATCACCGTCTCCAACGTCGACCTGGGCGCAGGCCAAGGCGATGCCTCGACAATGCAGGACCTGATCGACGAATTGAACCAGCGCGACCGCAGCCAGCTCGCCGGCGGCAGAGGCAATCCGAGCGGTTTCGAAGCCGCAACCGCCCAGCTTGCGCCGGACGGACGAATCCAAGTCGTCGACGACATCGCCGCTTCTTCTCAGACTAACTTTACGCTGACCGTGAACGACCGTTCCAGCGGCAACGCCGTCGCCGATAAGGCCAACATGGTCCAACAAGGCGCTGCGCAAACCGCTTCCGTGAGCATCAACGGCGGTCCCAACCAACGAGTGGAAGCGGGAAGCATGGCGACGCTTTATGGACAACCCGCCGCCGATGGAGAAGCGGCGCCGCAAATCACGCTGCAATTCGGCGCCAACCTCACGGCGGGAACCGACGAGATTAACGCCGCCCGCGCCGAATACGCAGGCAGCCTCAACGGCGGCGCGGAAGTTCTCTTCGCGGCGGGACAACAAAACGTCCAATTTAACAGCGGATTGCGGCAAAACGAAAACGCCGTTCTGAATTTCGACGCCGCCGTCGGCGTTCCCGGACTTCAGGATAATGGAGTCGGGACGGTTGTCATTTCCGCCACGGGGCGCGAAGCCAATTTCCAAATCGGCGCCAACGCGGGCGAAACGAAGGGAATTCAGTTTGGCGATATGCGGCCTCGGACGCTCGGCCTTGGCGAAGGGCTTGCGCTCGAAAATATCGACGTTACCCGCGAAGGCGGCGTCGAACAAGCGCTGCAAATCGCCGACAACGCTCTCAATCAGGCTAGCGATGCGCGAAGCCGGATCGGCGCTTTCTCCAACGGTTTGGAAGCAACCTCCAACCAGCTCGCCGTGGCTTCGGAAAACTATCTCGCTTCCCGCTCCCGTCTCGCCGACGCCGACTACGCCGCCGAAGCGACGCGATACGCTTCGAACCAATTGCTGCTGCAATCGAATCTTTTGGTTCAATCGCAGACAAACAACCTGACGAGCGCCTTCTTCTTGGATCTGCTCCGTTAGGTTTAGAAAATTTTTTACAACCACTGGGGACACGACATCGTTGTGTCCTTTTTTTTATTAACCCATGTTACGCAGACTATGTTCCTTCGTTTTCGGCGCCGGTATTCCATCGCCCATTGGAAGAACCGTTCGCAAGAGCAGGAAGGGGTTCATTTTTTTGCGTTATTGAATCACGAAACTACGAAAAGGCTCGAATTGCACGAAATTTTCGAATCACGGATATCGCGGATTCTTTAGGATTCCACGGAAAAAACCTTTGCACGGCGCGATTCCTTGCGCCTATTGTTTTTCTGTTTTATTTCGCGATTCGACGCGACGATCATAATAGACTTCTCCGACTTTTTCTTGCGCGCAACATGAGTTATTTATTTTCGATTCGGGAAATCGGGGTCAAGGGAATTGAATTCCACTAGTAAAAATCATGGGGAATGACATATAATGAAATTCCTTTCATGCAAATTCTATCCGGTTGAGCGAATCGATTCATTTATAACATCTCATTATGAAAGAAGGGCGCGAAGGAGGATCGTTCATGCCTAAGAGATTATTGTATGCTTTTTTGACGGCAGCTCTGGTTATTGGATTCAACGCATCCATCCTCAGAGCGGATGAAGGGAAAGAAGAAGAGGCCGATGGCAAAAAAAGCGAAGCCAAGATCGAATGCGCCACCGGCGAAGTGAAGATCGAAAAAGAGGAAGCGGAAAAAGAAGCGTGCGAGAAGGAAGAATGCGATAAAGAGAAAGCAACCGATAAATCTGTTTCCACTAATTCCACCACTTCCACCACGAAGACGGTTACCAAGAACGAAGTCGGCGACATCAAGATTTATAACTATGGCATCCAAGCCACGTTCATCAATTCCAATGTTACCGTCAACGGCGGCGAAATCTCAGCCGAAATGACGCAGACCGCTCCCGGCAAGGAAGAAAAAGCCCCAGAAGCCAAGCCGCAAGGCAAACCGGCGGCGGGCGCTCCTCCTTCGGCGGAGGGCGAAAAGCCGGAAAAACCGGGAAAATTCGCCGAACTCGTCAAAGACGCGACGAAAACCAAAGGCTTATTTACGATTTACGATAAAGATTCGGAAAAAGAACGGAAACTGCTGTGGGAAATCGCTCCTTCCCAGATGGAACAAAACTTTCTCGTTTCCGGCATCCTCGCCTCCGGCGTAGGCGTGAGTTGGGCCAAGCCGGGATCTTACCTTGGCGATTACATCTTTAGCGATTTCATCATCCTCTTCCGGCAAGCGAAGGATAAAATGCAAATCATCCGGCGGAACATCCGCTTTACGGCGCCTGAAGGGACAAGGTTGAAAGCCGTCGAAAAAAATTACAGCGATTCCATCGTCGCCTCCATCCCCATCGCCGCCACCAATCCGGAAAACGCCGCTAACCTTGTCGATATGACCCCCGTCCTCCTGACCGATCATTTCGAAATCGGCAGGACAGTGGGCGAAGCGCTGGGCGGCGGTTATGGCGTAGACGCCGCCAACAGTTATGTGGAAGACCTGAAGAACTTGCCGGCGAACGTCGTTATCCGCGACCTCCTCGCTCTGCGCGGCAGTTCCAGAGAATCGACCGCTCTCCCCGATCCTAAAAGCTTGATGATTAAAGTGAGCATCGATATCCGTCCGTTGAAGGACAATCCCGATTTTATTTCCCGCGCGGCGGATATACGCATCGGCAATTTCGTCGAAGCCTATATGGATTTCGGCGACGACTTTAGAGACGACCGCATCATCCGCCATATCACGAAATGGGACATCCGCAAGGCGAGTCCCGAACTGGAAGTTTCTCCCCCGGTCAACCCCATTCTTATGTGGATCGAAAACACCACGCCGAAAGAATACCGCAAAGCGGTGCGCGACGGCGTGCTGCTTTGGAACCAAGCTTTCGAACAGGCGGGAATCAAGGACGCTATCGTCGTGAAGGAACAGCCGGACGACGCCGAGTGGGACGCTTCCGACGCCCGCTACAACGTCATCCATTGGAACGTCTCCCACAACATGGCCTACGGCGGCGTAGCGCAGTGGATATCCGATCCCCGCACCGGCGAAATTCTGCATGGCGGCTTCATTATCGAAGGCGATCAGGTTCGAGGTCTTTTGAACTTGCGCAATTACTTGGAGCCGGACCGAGTACAGATGTTCAAAGAACAAATGTCGCCTCCTTCGTCCGCGAAGGCGTTCGACAATTGCGATCGTTTTTCCG
Proteins encoded in this region:
- a CDS encoding Gfo/Idh/MocA family oxidoreductase — protein: MSRTDGGMYAPKGKPNPVCQKGDFRFAAIGLDHGHIYGICNGLTEAGGELIWVYDPDPAKVAAFCKEYPQVKSAASEQQVLEDASLNMIASATVTCERGPLGLRVMDHGKHYLSDKAPFTTMEQWEKARAKVTQTGLIWAVCYSERVHNESAVFAGQLIKEGAIGCVLQVTTIAPHRLNPANRPAWFFQRQKYGGILCDIGSHQIEQFLYYADVKEAEVVHSQIANYNHPDYPELEDFGDALLLGSNGASLYFRVDWFTPDGLRVWGDGRTFIMGTEGYIELRKYIDVARADEGDHVFLVDGKEEKHFAVQGQVGYPFFGQLILDCLNRTENAMPQEHVFLAARLSLEAQARAVRIR
- a CDS encoding iron ABC transporter permease translates to MKEALTRHSYYWLLLLYFLPLAAALAAAPLVGAERIDALGAIKSLFGGGAANIDFSILFSQRIPRVLLAALAGGTLAAVGACFQAILHNPLAEPYTLGVTGGSTMGATLAIVVPGLHFSWGPFSTVQLFSLLGAAAALIFLYALSRRPEGIAAPTLLLAGITVSIVSAGFILFMRYAASPEFLIQMDRWLMGGLEIGGFEELTALFPFLLPGLYMLFSCRLEMNHLSVGEELAAGHGVDVGSVQKKIFFGGGLTTAAVVSLSGPIGFVGLIVPHAVRRLSGYDHRIALPGCFFLGGAFLVACDAAARTLFSPREMPVGIITALIGGPVFIWILLKKR
- a CDS encoding ABC transporter ATP-binding protein gives rise to the protein MERLRLSNIRFTYPDSDWRLDVPSFRLCAGEIAAIVGLNGSGKSTFLRIAAGALRPDAGEAVMDGKDIFSLDRRSAARLVGYLPQNTACEYDLHVIDIVAMGRYSHLKAGGFLSEADLEVIEESMKMTETLAFRKRRISQLSGGEQKRVFLASVLAQEPSLLLLDEPTASLDLHHQALFFELLSDLAEKGMGVLAAIHDVNAASLYCSRLALFEQGRIGIEGTPEEVLTPKTVSRTYGEGVLLTRHPQGRPMLFPQRRGGER
- a CDS encoding ABC transporter substrate-binding protein; amino-acid sequence: MKRSTAILALLFFLGVGLVIWAAWLETSRQSGFSDLPAGFDPQRIVCAAPSITEIVFALGRGGRVVGVSEFSNYPPEAAQVEKIGGIIDPNLERIVALKPDLVIVLGRMEPVSELCRRENIARLRVDMSDFECVLRDIQTIGDALGRSETAKNLISNMKYDLDDVRLRAKQIGRRIKVFLCVGRKGGSLAGLYTVNSNSFLNELLEIAGGDNIFKDIGGAYPQVSVESLLKRAPDVIIELNPNETSLSGRGRAELEDWYASPITPAAASGRVYSITDDYVTIPGPRMVLTARRFYELIHKGMVSDE
- a CDS encoding response regulator, whose protein sequence is MTPIALIVEDDPCVRSFVKDVLENQHFDIIEAETEMDGWRFFLEREKDIRFIFTDVNLKEGNGWHLFKKIRDRSNSPYIVISSAFPCENKKEFPLGHSSQFLLKPFPLDALIDAAQMAVYPSPHLSPLGE
- a CDS encoding flagellin, which gives rise to MVVQSSLANLASNTIIAAMRTGQNSVRTSIERLGTGLRINSAKDDPGGLVTSTKLATQFRGLDQAAANAQTGIGIAEVATEGVGKISDLLQQIRSSILAANALSSGSSARLAYQRDIQEKVDEINTIASETKYQNKNLLDGTFSAQTDFSAGSRGFGGSVAFGADASVLTKGKASLNIYQIQVGTETIKSGSDLLFNTGIRYATDISVSFGQLAKGGSAAVTADNLNKLTFNRVSLQNNGQIKFNGLLADGTTNFAGTFDIEASSDLDSLISAIQSKIDIAETVNGVEGTNSGETTVGYNTSTGRLEFANSQTGAISQFAINFTVKNAASSVQTSFGSERIGAFANEFLTTTGSGAKIGNSVSAITGSTFASGNYDIEVSNVQAASNRIVESSMGFFTNVSLSTPVASATNLSSAFINGVSLANGDVITFGGSDPDGTTFSVAFTVSDAAGSEDYRDGRAATFGDLLNGLNNRDRTDTGYGFNQATATLTAGGALRLEDDVANTSSSNFNFYITNIRTVDDGMGGFTIELENSDTFDANTITEGNRETATMSIAGGPSQTVKAGDVVTLEGGNSIGENEPTPYVTFRAGNNLQEGTDKLTITENIYEGTLNDGPKVQFRNGQQNVVFTANPSDGRSAFQQIKINFDDVLNITNSIQEGAERFVLSSTGRDLNFQLGVTDEKILVIPDLRSANLGLDEEQNLEAIDVSTTTGALEALDIVDSALNQTSDVLGRIGSFTSRLQDVVSHLDFTSYILQNSYDQITGVDVAQETTDYTLNSIFMEARASLLIQANTLQKNVFSILYGLNTTTR